In Salvelinus sp. IW2-2015 linkage group LG3, ASM291031v2, whole genome shotgun sequence, the DNA window acctggctacccctaccccggtcaacagctctgcaccccccatagcaacttgcccaagcctcccccatttctccttcacccaaatccagatagatgatgttctgaaagagctgcaaaatctggacccctataaatcatctgggctagacaatctggaccctctttctaaaattatctgctgcaattgttgcaacctctattactaacctctttcgtattgtctgagaaccccaaagattggaaagctgccgcggtcatccccctcttcaaagggggagacactctagacccaaactgttagacCTATATcgatcctaccctgcctttctaaggtctttgaaagccaagttaacaaacagatcaccgaccatatcgaatcccaccgtaccttctccgctatgcaacctgaattccgagctggtcatgggtgcacctcagccaagcccaaggtcctaaacgatatcataacctccatcgataaaagacaataatgtgcagccgtattcatcgacctggccaaggctttcgactctgtcaatcaccacattcttatcggcagattcaacagccttggtttctcaaatgactgcctcgcctgtttCACCAAATACTTCGCtggcagagttcagtgtgtcaaatcggagggcctgttgtccagacctttggcaatctctatgggggtgccacagggttcaattctcgggccgactcttttctctgtatgcaTCAAtgttgtcgctcttgctgctggtgattctctgatccacctctacacagacggcaccattctgtatatttctggccctttggaaactgtgttaactaacctccagacgagcttcaatgccattacaactctccttccgtggcctccaactgctcttaaatgcaagtaaaactaaatgcatgctcttcaaccgatcgctgcccgcacctgcccgcccgtccagcatcactactctggacggttctgacttagaatatgtggacaattacaaatacctaggtgtctggttagactgtaaactctccttccagactcccattaagcatctccaatcccaaattaaatctagaatcggtttcctatttcgcaacaaagcatccttcactcatgctgccaaacataccctagtaaaactgactatcctaccgatccttgacttcggtgacgtcatttatcacagtgccatccgttttgtcaccaaagcccaatatactatccaccactgcgacctgtatgctcttgttggctggccctcgcttcatattcgtcgccaaacccactgtctccaggtcatctataagtcgttgctaggtaaagccccgccttatctcagctcactggtcaccatagcagcacccacccgtagcacacgctccagcaggtatatttcactggtcacccccgaagccaattcctactttggccgcctttccttccagttctctgctgccaatgactggaacgaattacaaaaatcactgaatctggagtctcatatctccctcactaattttaagcatcagctgtcagagcagctcacagatcattgcacctgtacatagcccatctgtaaatagcccatccaactacctcatccccatattgtttttttgtttttatttgctcctttgcaccccagtatctctacttgcacattcatcttctgcacatctatcactccagtgtttaattgctaaattgtaattacttcgccactacggcctatttattgccttacctcccttatctcacctcatttgcacacactgtataaagattttttctattgtgttattgactgtatgtttgtttattccatgtgtaactctgtgttgttgtttgtgtcacactgctttgctttatcttggcctggttgcagttataaatgagaacttgttctcaactggcctacctggttaaataaaggtgaaataaatgtaaaaaaaaatattgtctgACCTTTATAGTGTCATGAAATCCTTCCATTTGACTAACATTTTGTTTGTGGTGTGCTTCCCAGGCAGAAGCGGAAGGAGAAGAGGCAGAAGAGGAGCCTTGAGAGGAAGAaccagggggaggagggaggggagtttGTGGGCCGGAAGCGTTTGAGGAAAGAGGTGACGACCAGTAGCCCCCTGAGACTGGTGATAGACTGCAGCTTCGACAACCTCATGATGTTTAAGGTAGGTCGGTAGGCTGTCAGGGCCCCTGTGGTCAGTAGGGCACAACATTgtggaatgttcagatagaaaaaTATTATGTAGAACAGACATTCATCTCAGACATGTAGAGTAACGAATTAAGTCAACTCTATTCATGGCATTTCTGTTTGTCTGCAACGTTCCATGTAAATACAAGAAAGGCATGGTATTGAATCCTGTGTTTCAGTGTTTGTATTGTCTCCCCTGTGTAGGATGTGAGGAAGCTCCATAAACAAATCCAGAGATGTTATTCAGTTAACAGACGAGCGGCGCACcctgttcaggtcagtctacctGCCCCACAGGACATTGCCATCATCGTCATCCCCTGCAGCATCATCCATCAACCTCCACTGAAGTCAAGTGATTCAAGACTGAAGTGGTGTATTTTATTTCCTTCTCCCAGTTTTATTTAACCAGCCTTGGTGGACAGCTGAAGCAAAACATGGATAAGACTGATGAAGGATGGGTTAACTGGAAGGTGAGTGTACAAAGTCTGTTAGTTTGAATACGCACACGGTCAATGCATGTTGAAATGACCAAGGGAAATACAGAGCGGTGTGTTTCTGGGTGGTTAAAGAGAGCTGTAACTGGAGGAAGAGTAATGTGTCATTAGGCCGTAGGACTTCTATAGGTGAAGAGGGAAAGGCTGCAAATTACATTAACACCTGgtaccttctgtgtgtgtgtccggggCAGGATATAACGGTGAAAACAGAGGCGTACCATGAGGTGATGGCCAAGGAGGAGCTGGTGTACTTGACCTCTGACTCTCCCAATGTGCTGACAGAGCTGGATGAAACCAAGGCCTATGTCATCGGAGGCCTGGTGGACCACAACCACCACAAGGTCAGTAACACAGAATTACCTACAATATTTAGAACATGACTATATGGTCGATTTCCACAGGacaccaaaaatatttttttatctaaCAGATTGGGTGTGTTGACCAGCAAGTCAGACATCCAATTCCAAATCGACCCCCTACCCCTAGACACTTCACGTAGATTTGAGCCAATTAAATGGGAGCCCTCTTCACGTCCCATGTTTCTCAGTTGTTGGTCTGACCTTTAACCTTATCCTGTAGGGCATCACCTTTAAACGGGCTCAGGAGCTGGGGATCGACCACGCACAGCTCCCACTGAACAGCTTTGTCAAGATGAACAGCCGCAAAGTGCTGGCGGTCAACCACGGTGAGGAACTATCCTAATTATTTACACCTCAAGATATGACACCAACTCCATTTACTGTGGCCTATTCATGTAGTGTTGACCCTTatgaaataattttttaaaaagcattagtggtctacatgaccaaaagtatgtggacacctgctcatcgaacatctcatgccaaaatcatgggcactaatagcagcaaagggggaccaactccatataacagccttcactcttctgggaaggctttccactagaagttggaacattgctgcggagactttcttccattcagccacaagcgcattagtgaggtcgggcactgatgttgggcgattaggccgggctcgtagtctgctttccaattcatcccaaaggtgttcgattgggttgaggtcagggctctgtgcaggccagtcaagttcttccacactgatctcaacaaaccagttctgtatggacctcgctttgtgcatgggggtattgtcatgctgaaacaggaaagggccttccctaaactattgccacaaagttggaagtatagaatcgtctagaatgtcattgtatgctgtattgttaagatttcccttcactggaactaaggggcctagcccaaaccatgaaaaacagccccagacattattcctccttcaccaaactttagttggcactatgcattcaggcaggtggcgttctcctggcatccgccaaactttGATTGGTCCgtgggactgccagatggtgaagcgtgtttcatcactccagagaatgcgtttccactgctccagagttcaacgGCGGCGAGCCTTTACGCCACTCCTGCCGGCGCTTcaacggctgctcggccatggaaacccatttcataaagctcccaacTAGCAGTTATTCtgctgacgtttcttccagaggaagtttggaactgtgtagtgagtgttgcaactgaggacagaggatttttacacgcttcagcactcagtggtcccattctgtgagcttgcatggcctaccacttcgcggctgagctgttgttgctcttagaagtttccacttcaataatagcgcttacagttgaccgggtcagccctagcagagcagaaattttacgaactgacttgttggaaaggtggcatcctatgacggtgccatgttgaatgtcacagctcttcaataaggccattctactgccaatgtttgtctatggtgattgtatggctgtgtgctcgattttagacACGTCaataacgggtgtggctgaaatagccaaatccacttatttgaaggggtgtccacatacttctgtatatgaAGTGTATGTGATAGAATGAATGTGCTCAGGAtttttttatgttaatttatgaatttctaagtgtgtgtgtgtgttccctggcACAGTGTTTGAGATCATGCTGGTGTACCTGGAGAAGGGGAACTGGCAGGAGGCCTTCTTTACTGTCTTGCCTCTAAGGAAAGGGGCCATGCCCCTGGGCCAGGAGGGCACAGCCacagaagatgaggaggaggaatctGACAGAGACTcagacacagcagagacagtCACACCGAACACAACGGGCAACAAACAGGACCAACAGTAGAACGTACAGGGAGGACAGGACACACTGCAGTCGGAAGACGCCCCTAAATGTGCAGCATAGCTGTGTCCTAATATGAATTATCGATTGCAAAATGGTTGATTTAGtgagtttttaaaatatttttttttgcagaattaTAGATCCTTTATAGTCAATGTTTTGCTGATATCAAATTTCtgttttcatctttatttaatggAAGATATATTACTTGGAGTGCTTATATTAAGTGAACAAGTTGTACTCATCTGCAGTTCTATGTTCTACCTTATAACCTGTTGTTGCTGCTCTGCAGCAAGCCTTGTATTGTGTTTTATTAAAAAGTCATTTTTACTTACACAGCAGACTGGCATTACTGGAATAAAATAGTCTCCATATGTAAAAATGACTATTCTTACAcaggtcagtccctggatgggagaccagatgctgctggaagtggtgttggagggtctaaaaatatcccaatgtaaaaataaaaagggttaatataaaacatttggtaattctacaggagaatcaCTGCTCTAGTAGTATACAGTAGTGCCCTCTTGTGTCTGAGGAAAGATAATACACCTAAAATAATCTGGTTGAAACCGGAAGTCTCAgacgccatggaaacacatgacgCTGACCTGTGCTGCTAAATtgacagctagctagcatcaAACGAATAGCTAGCTACTGGTGAGATTAATGTCTCGGAAAGCAATGAAAGTGGTAGTTGACTTACAGTTTAGAGCGGTAAGACATTTTTGTTAATGCAACCAGCTAGTTACCTGATTCCCAGGCAGTAGTTTACTTGCGAAGCGTCGTGTACAGTGGTGCATATAAATTGGCTTTCTTGAGACTAAACTCAACTGTCTCTGTTCCAACACATTCATATCTAGCTAACTTTAGTTTGTAAGCTTTCATGCAAGATATATACATGACAGTAATGACATTCGGTGACATACTTGTGGGATCCACCCACTGTGTTTGATTTTTCCAGGCTATATCATTTTGATTTGCAGTTATGTAGCCTTAAGTGTATTGAAACTACTGCCTATGCTATAAGGCCAGGGCTTTTATGGCACCACAGATGGTCATCATCATTGGAGAATTGTTGGTTCAAGGCCCAATTTGGATCTTCCTTTTCAATTGCTACATTAAACATGGTGAACATGTATCTGCAAAGCCGGTGTCGTTCATCATGACACCATAACcagttttcattacatttcaggTATCATGCCCTGGTGTGCATTTGCCAGCCAAGGATGACATCTACCTCAGTGTGTGCTTCATGAGCCAATACCGCAAGTCGGAGTGTCTCCCCCCTGTCTTCCCTCTCCTGTTTCGAGAGAAGATGAGATTTGAGAAAGTGGGTTAATGTGACGCGTCTCTTCCTGGTGATTCTAAACCAAGTATGGCCTAACCCCTCTCCTGACGAGCTATCAggagtgcaggcttttgttctaccCCAGCTCTTGCACAGTATAAACTAATCAGCTTTTCATCTGGGTGCTTGATTTGTTGACttagagcagggctggaacaaaagccaaAATGCCCTGTAGCTCTCTTGGATGCCAGGAGGTTGGCACCATGCAGCGGTTCTATAAACTAGTAACAGATTAATTCTAAAATGGGAATGAACAAGATTTTCTAAATGAGATTTGTTCAGTTTCTGTTCCCATCCAGGTGTTCCACTATGCTGTTGACCCAGGAGATGTTGCAGAGAGGCTGGAATGTATGTTATATTTTATGTACCTGTaggccagtggaggctggtggggagagctataggaggatgggctcattgtaatggctggaatggcataaatggaacagtatcaaacagaaaccacgtttgactctgttccattaactccattccagccattacgatgagcctgtcctcctatagctcctcccaccagcctccactgcggTAGGCCTATTTGATTAATTTTGCTACTACAATGTTGTATGCTCATATTCAACGActgtgtgtttgcttatttttcctCTCAGATGAAACGGTCAAAGTTGAATTGGTACAGTTGATCCCCCCAGGTGCGGTAATCTTCAAAATGTTTAGAAATGACTTTGGTCCAAGTTTGTAAGCTAAGTGTTTAACTTTAACATGATACAGACACAGTCTAATACAGTGGTCCCCACCCTAGTCATCatgtacccccaacagtacacatgttTATTTAGGCCCCAGACAAAAAAACTGTTAAtttaacttgtcaactaatcatcaggctcTCAATGAGTTAATTCAGATGTtttttgtccggggctacaacaaaaatgtgtgcggGTCGGGGTACtagaggaccggagttgggaaccactggcctaatACACCATAAGCAAGTTGATCATATCATAATATGCCATGTAGCAGCTGCTTTTATCCAAAACAACTTGCAGTACATTGGGCACACACATTTTAGTATACGTGACCCCTGCAAGAAATTAACCCATGATCTTTGCGGTGTGTTCttactaactgagccacacaggaccgcAGTGATTGACCtcggtgtgctttgctgcagtgggGGAGGCCCTGGCCTGCTTTGAGGAAGACGCCAGACACTTCCTATTTCCAGAGCCCAAATTGGTTCCATCCTTCTCTGGAGTGGACAGAGAGGTTCTCATGACACGCTCCATTAGCTTCCCTGTAAGTAGGAGAGAGCTTACACCATCACTATGGAGAACCAGGCTGTAGTCCTGTTTCAGTGAGATGTATGAGACGGCGATGTTTCACTAGACACTGATTGATAGGTCCGATTAGGACAATACAGAGGCAGCGTACCTGTACAGAGAGGATACAATTTACGTTGATGCATTAAGCTGCTCTTCTAACTAGTGGATTGGGCCAGTATCCATTCAAATGATCCACTCTCATCTTTCCCAGGGCATTGCTCCGAGGTTAGAGTTCTCCACCAGAACAACCATCAGTGAGTGCTCTGCGAACGCCGAGGTCAACAGCACCCATCTCAGGTCTCCAATGGTAATGCTTTCAGTTTACGTCATTAGCACTCTCCATAGACTTCCACTTAATGTTAACGTTCCTCTATTAGCCTGTTCCCAGATCTTTTTGTGCTTTCGTAACTCCTATGGTCACCAtgatatgggaccaggctaacccATTGCAGGCCAATGTGCAGGACTTTTTTTTCAACCACTTATTCCCATTGGACCAAGGGCCAAGATTGAGAAACACTGAGCATATGGAATAATACTTTGCTCATTCACTCATTCGATCACAGAGGACAGTGGTGCCAAAGAAACGCACTAAAAGGTCCCGAAAGGGACACCGGAGAGGAGATTGGGACGGTGCCCGGCGGGCACCAGTGATGCCCAGATCACGCTCCCTCTCCCCGTGCAAAGCCAGCCAGATGGAAGGTTGTCATGGAAACATGGGGCGGCTGGCACAGCTCAGTTTGGGTTCCAGCTGGGATATAGATGAGGAGTTTTTACCCCGTCATGTAAGTATATTTTACTTCTAGTGGTGTGAGCTGTCATGGTGACAAATGACAGTATGACATCTGCTATGTCATGACAGTGAGTCAGCAATAAGTTCATACATAGTTGTATTGATGTGTGTTCATGTtatattattttgtgtgtgtgtgtgtgtgtgtgtgtgtgtgtgtgtgtgtgtgtgtgtgtgtgtgtgtgtgtgtgtgtgtgtgtgtgtgtgtgtgtgtgtatcaaatcaaattgtattagtcacatgcgccgaatacaacagatgtagaccttacagtgaaatgcttacttacgagcccctaaccaacaatgcagtttaaaaaaaatagggataagaaataaaagtgacaagtaattaaagagcagcagtaaaataacaatagcgagactatatacaggggagtaccggtacagagtcaatgtgcgggggcaccggttagttgaggtaatatgtacatgtaggtagaggtattaaagtgactatgcgtagatgataacaacagagagtggcagcggtgtaaaagagggggggcaaagtaaatagtctgggtaaccatttgattaggtgttcaggagtcttatggcgtgggggtagaagctgtttagaagcctcttggacctagacttggctctccggtaccgctttccgtgcagtagcagagagaacagtctatgaatagagtggctggagtctttgacaatttttagggcctttctctgacacctcctggtacagaggtcctggatggcaggaagcttggccccagtgatgtactgggtcgtacgcactaccctctgtagtgccttgcggtaggaGGCTGAGtagttgccatgccaggcagtgatgcaaccagtcaggatgctctcgatggtgcagctgtagaaccttttgaggatctgaggacctatgccaaatcttttcagtctcctgagggggaataggttttgttgtgccctcttcacaactgtcttggtgtgcttggaccatgttagtttgttggtgatgtagacaccaaggaacttgaagctctcaacctgttccactacagcccgtcaatgagaatgggggcgtgctcggtcctccttttcctgtagtccacaatcatctcctttgtcttgatcacgttgagggagaggttgttgtcctggcaccacatggccaggtctctgacctccctataggctgtcttgtcgttgtcggtgatcaggcctaccactgttgtgtcatcggcaaacttaatgatggcgttggagtcgtgcctggccctgcagtcatgagtgaacagggagtacaggaggtgactaagcacgcacccctgaggggcccctgtgttgaggatcagtgtggcggatgtgttgttacctacccttaccacctgggggcgacccgtcaggaagtccaggatccagttgcagagggagatgttgcGTGTGCGTGCccatgagtgtatgtgtgtgcgtgtatgtgtgtgtgtgtattaaattATGGCATTATAGACAGTAGTTGGCAGAGAACAGCACTCTGTTATTTGAACTGAAGAATATTCCCAGGTGATTTTATCCTCGACCCTACCCAGTCATGTGGTAATAATTCCCTGTACTGGGCATAACACTCTCATTGAGATGATGACATTCACATTCAGTGGTGCAACTTTGTTGATGAAGGAAATAGAATATTGAACTCATCAATCCATCCACCTTTGGACACTAGCTCTAAATAAAACCAACCATTCATTCCGTTTGGAAAATGATAGGATCATTTCAGGCTATGGACTCCCAACTGAATCAAAtagtttttattgtattttactgttgttgttttttaccccCTGCTTTGCTCTActcttctcctcctgtccttAGAAAAGCGACCTCTGGCTTGG includes these proteins:
- the LOC111954618 gene encoding tRNA methyltransferase 10 homolog A-like, producing the protein MSSEYLTPSKEKNDVASATENKEGQSSAYKKETETLSKKQRKKLMRHQKWEEERNLRKQKRKEKRQKRSLERKNQGEEGGEFVGRKRLRKEVTTSSPLRLVIDCSFDNLMMFKDVRKLHKQIQRCYSVNRRAAHPVQFYLTSLGGQLKQNMDKTDEGWVNWKDITVKTEAYHEVMAKEELVYLTSDSPNVLTELDETKAYVIGGLVDHNHHKGITFKRAQELGIDHAQLPLNSFVKMNSRKVLAVNHVFEIMLVYLEKGNWQEAFFTVLPLRKGAMPLGQEGTATEDEEEESDRDSDTAETVTPNTTGNKQDQQ
- the spata6l gene encoding spermatogenesis associated 6-like protein, with the translated sequence MSRKAMKVVVDLQFRAVSCPGVHLPAKDDIYLSVCFMSQYRKSECLPPVFPLLFREKMRFEKVFHYAVDPGDVAERLEYETVKVELVQLIPPVGEALACFEEDARHFLFPEPKLVPSFSGVDREVLMTRSISFPGIAPRLEFSTRTTISECSANAEVNSTHLRSPMRTVVPKKRTKRSRKGHRRGDWDGARRAPVMPRSRSLSPCKASQMEGCHGNMGRLAQLSLGSSWDIDEEFLPRHKSDLWLGTGHSPTPHLSPVMARPTLTNDSSPLLPRSLSSDTDNLLDYPPGPSQRCSLVNIGRSSTPPPSHSILWHSYGESSRQNGSRPSSQGMWEEVQHRVRGLLTTPRAVHRLAHGATDSEIDEVLARRSISPNRCPP